In Aegilops tauschii subsp. strangulata cultivar AL8/78 chromosome 3, Aet v6.0, whole genome shotgun sequence, one genomic interval encodes:
- the LOC109733505 gene encoding UPF0481 protein At3g47200: MNKIPTASKCDEQCEHLVHLCHTYLKPSCLQVQVQAQAPAPAPAVPGKSSATPGEYRRFRRATEYYEAGVKFRRWYDADAGAGANRPLLDVSFSNGVLRMAQHTVDDKTNYILRNVLAYEQCYRWSATSRDTSYVAAYVVFMSQLLSTPEDVALLSRRGVIEHMLGNDADVCAMFRGIADGVVFDPASEHYLMPIGVALQAHYKSRFHRWRAWVMRHRFGNPWLAAAWVFGAMAVLGTIVQTVLAVLSYVNQAPTHKVLGPGI; this comes from the exons ATGAACAAGATCCCGACGGCGTCCAAGTGTGATGAGCAGTGTGAGCATTTGGTCCACCTGTGCCATACTTACCTGAAGCCAAGCTGCCTCCAGGTCCAGGTCCAGGCCCAGGCCCCGGCCCCGGCCCCGGCGGTCCCGGGGAAGTCATC AGCCACACCCGGTGAGTACCGAAGATTCAGGCGAGCCACGGAGTACTACGAGGCCGGCGTCAAGTTCAGACGGTGGTACGACGCGGACGCGGGCGCGGGCGCCAACCGCCCGTTGCTCGACGTGTCCTTCTCCAACGGGGTGCTAAGGATGGCGCAGCACACGGTGGACGACAAGACCAACTACATCCTCCGCAACGTCCTGGCGTACGAGCAGTGCTACCGCTGGTCGGCGACGAGCCGCGACACGAGCTACGTGGCGGCGTACGTGGTCTTCATGTCGCAGCTGCTGAGCACGCCGGAGGACGTGGCGCTGCTGTCGCGCCGTGGGGTCATAGAGCACATGCTCGGCAACGACGCCGACGTGTGCGCCATGTTCCGGGGGATAGCGGACGGGGTCGTCTTCGACCCCGCCAGCGAGCACTACCTGATGCCGATTGGGGTGGCGCTGCAGGCGCACTACAAGTCGCGCTTCCACCGGTGGCGTGCCTGGGTCATGAGGCACCGCTTCGGCAACCCCTGGCTCGCCGCCGCGTGGGTCTTCGGCGCGATGGCCGTCCTGGGCACCATCGTCCAGACGGTGCTGGCTGTGCTTTCCTACGTGAACCAAGCTCCCACGCACAAGGTTCTTGGTCCGGGAATATAG